The following proteins are co-located in the Triticum aestivum cultivar Chinese Spring chromosome 1A, IWGSC CS RefSeq v2.1, whole genome shotgun sequence genome:
- the LOC123069577 gene encoding sugar transporter ERD6-like 4 yields the protein MSFRDESGGEDGSGGRSSSASDLRKPFLHTGSWYRMSAAGGGAMDRLGSSAYGLRDSSISALLCTLIVALGPIQFGFTCGYSSPTQDAIMADLGLTLSEFSLFGSLSNVGAMVGAIASGQIAEYIGRKGSLMIAAIPNIIGWLAISFANDSSFLFMGRLLEGFGVGVISYTVPVYIAEIAPQNMRGALGSVNQLSVTIGILLAYTLGMFVPWRILSVLGILPCSILIPGLFFIPESPRWLAKMGKMEDFESSLQVLRGFETDISAEVNEIKRSVASSRRRTTIRFAEIKHKRYSVPLMIGIGLLILQQLSGVNGIFFYAASIFKAAGLKNSNLATCGLGAVQVVATGITTWLTDKAGRRLLLIISATGMTISLLVVSVSFFVKDNIDEASHLHFVMSMLSLAGLVAFVLAFSLGMGAIPWIIMSEILPVNIKSLAGSTATLANWMTSWLITMTASLMLNWSNGGTFAIYAAVSMGTLLFVCLCVPETKGRTLEEIAFSFR from the exons atgAGCTTCCGGGACGAGAGCGGCGGGGAGGACGGCAGCGGGGGCCGGTCGTCCTCGGCGTCCGACCTGCGCAAGCCGTTCCTGCACACGGGCAGCTGGTACAGGAtgtccgccgccggcggcggcgccatggacCGCCTCGGCTCCTCCGCCTACGGCCTCCGCGACAGCTCCATCTCCGCCCTGCTCTGCACCCTCATCGTCGCGCTCGGCCCCATCCAGTTCGGCTTCACCTGCGGCTACTCCTCGCCCACCCAGGACGCCATCATGGCCGACCTCGGCCTCACCCTCTCCGAG TTCTCTTTATTCGGATCCCTGTCCAACGTCGGGGCCATGGTGGGCGCCATTGCCAGTGGCCAGATCGCCGAGTACATCGGCCGTAAAGGG TCTCTGATGATCGCCGCTATCCCGAACATCATTGGGTGGCTTGCAATATCGTTTGCAAAT GACTCCTCATTCTTGTTCATGGGCCGTTTGCTGGAAGGATTTGGGGTCGGTGTGATATCCTACACG GTGCCAGTTTATATAGCAGAAATTGCTCCACAAAACATGAGAGGAGCTCTTGGTTCGGTCAATCAG CTCTCTGTTACAATCGGTATACTGCTTGCCTACACATTAGGCATGTTTGTTCCCTGGAGAATTCTTTCTGTTCTTG GCATTTTACCTTGCTCAATCCTGATACCTGGACTGTTCTTCATTCCTGAATCACCAAGGTGGCTG GCAAAAATGGGAAAGATGGAAGATTTTGAATCTTCACTGCAGGTCCTGCGCGGATTTGAAACTGATATCTCAGCAGAAGTAAATGAAATAAAG AGATCAGTTGCCTCATCTAGGAGGAGGACAACCATACGATTTGCAGAGATCAAACACAAGAGATATAGTGTTCCTCTTATG ATAGGAATTGGCCTCCTTATACTTCAGCAACTAAGTGGTGTCAACGGCATTTTCTTCTATGCTGCAAGTATCTTCAAAGCTGCTG GTCTTAAAAACAGTAATCTCGCAACATGTGGTTTGGGGGCTGTTCAG GTGGTTGCTACTGGAATCACAACCTGGTTGACTGACAAAGCTGGTCGACGGCTACTTCTCATT ATCTCTGCTACAGGGATGACAATCAGTCTTCTCGTTGTTTCTGTGTCATTTTTTGTGAAG GACAACATAGACGAAGCTTCTCATTTACACTTTGTGATGAGTATGCTTTCACTGGCTGGACTTGTG GCATTTGTGCTTGCATTTTCTCTGGGCATGGGAGCCATCCCATGGATTATAATGTCTGAG ATTCTTCCTGTTAACatcaagagtcttgccggaagcaCCGCCACCCTTGCAAACTGGATGACGTCGTGGCTCATCACGATGACCGCGAGCTTGATGCTAAACTGGAGCAACGGAG GAACCTTTGCTATATACGCGGCAGTGTCCATGGGCACCCTCCTCTTCGTGTGCCTGTGCGTGCCGGAGACCAAGGGGAGAACGCTCGAGGAGATTGCGTTCTCGTTCCGCTGA